From Paraburkholderia sabiae, a single genomic window includes:
- the def gene encoding peptide deformylase — MIHEILKMGDPRLLRIAKPVDHFDTPELHELVRDMFETMHDANGAGLAAPQIGVDLQVVIFGFGHNERYPDAPSVPETVLINPTITPVSLDTEEGWEGCLSVPGLRGAVSRLSMIRYHGFDQFGKPIDRVAEGFHARVVQHECDHLIGKLYPMRITDFAKFGFTEVLFPDLDPNADD, encoded by the coding sequence ATGATCCACGAAATCCTCAAGATGGGCGATCCGCGCCTGTTGCGCATCGCCAAGCCGGTCGATCATTTCGACACGCCCGAACTGCACGAACTCGTTCGCGACATGTTCGAGACGATGCACGACGCGAACGGCGCCGGGCTGGCGGCACCGCAGATCGGCGTTGACCTTCAGGTGGTGATCTTCGGCTTCGGCCATAACGAACGTTATCCCGACGCGCCATCCGTGCCGGAAACGGTGCTGATCAATCCGACCATCACGCCCGTTTCGCTGGATACGGAAGAGGGCTGGGAAGGGTGTCTGTCGGTGCCGGGCTTGCGTGGTGCAGTGAGCCGGCTGTCGATGATCCGCTATCACGGCTTCGATCAGTTCGGAAAGCCGATCGATCGCGTGGCCGAGGGGTTCCATGCGCGCGTCGTTCAGCACGAGTGCGATCACCTGATCGGCAAACTGTATCCGATGCGTATCACGGATTTCGCGAAGTTTGGCTTTACCGAGGTGCTGTTCCCAGACCTCGATCCGAACGCAGACGATTGA